From the genome of Mycetocola spongiae, one region includes:
- a CDS encoding biliverdin-producing heme oxygenase: MTTETPFSTLVRERTRMDHSSSEGADFMTDLMRGRGTREDYVALSAQHYFIYEALEAAGEAQRGDAVAGPFVFDSLLRLDALRADLEHLIGENWREQIAPLPTTVEYVARINEVGPSWAGGFIAHHYTRYLGDLSGGQMIARLMKRQFELTDAGVEFYAFPKIEDIAAFKDAYRELLDGVDWTEEERERVIAEVVLAYKYNTELFVDLGTAKAAAAA, from the coding sequence ATGACCACCGAGACGCCGTTCTCCACCCTCGTCCGCGAGCGCACCCGCATGGACCACTCCTCGAGCGAGGGCGCCGATTTTATGACCGACCTCATGCGCGGCCGCGGCACGCGCGAGGACTATGTTGCGCTATCGGCACAGCACTATTTCATCTACGAGGCCCTCGAGGCCGCGGGTGAGGCCCAGCGCGGCGATGCCGTTGCCGGCCCCTTTGTTTTTGACTCGCTGCTGCGCCTGGACGCCCTGCGCGCCGACCTCGAGCACCTGATCGGCGAGAACTGGCGCGAGCAGATCGCGCCGCTGCCCACCACGGTTGAGTATGTTGCCCGCATCAACGAGGTGGGCCCGAGCTGGGCCGGCGGCTTCATCGCCCACCACTACACCCGCTATCTCGGCGACCTCTCGGGCGGCCAGATGATCGCTCGCCTGATGAAGCGTCAGTTTGAGCTCACCGATGCGGGCGTGGAGTTCTACGCCTTCCCCAAGATCGAGGATATCGCCGCGTTTAAGGATGCCTATCGCGAGCTGCTTGACGGCGTGGACTGGACCGAGGAGGAGCGCGAGCGCGTTATCGCCGAGGTAGTCCTGGCCTATAAGTACAACACCGAGCTTTTTGTGGACCTCGGCACCGCCAAGGCGGCCGCCGCGGCCTAG
- a CDS encoding DUF2470 domain-containing protein, whose translation MSAFIFAPDVVAGVLHHMNDDHNDDNLLIARAFGDTAATASVMTDLDGDGGVWTITVNTEARELRVPWTDPITERPEIRREVVVLYDRACEILGVTPRPHA comes from the coding sequence ATGAGCGCATTTATCTTCGCCCCCGATGTTGTAGCCGGCGTGCTGCACCACATGAATGACGACCATAACGACGATAATCTGCTTATCGCGCGCGCCTTCGGCGATACCGCGGCCACCGCCTCCGTCATGACCGACCTGGACGGCGACGGCGGGGTGTGGACCATCACGGTTAATACCGAGGCCCGCGAGCTGCGCGTACCGTGGACGGACCCCATCACCGAGCGCCCCGAAATCCGGCGCGAGGTTGTGGTGCTCTACGATCGGGCCTGTGAAATCCTCGGCGTGACCCCGCGCCCGCACGCCTAA
- a CDS encoding LOG family protein: MSPALSPFTVAIYTGSAPGSSPVFAEATALAVRAIIARGLGVVYGGGKVGLMGVVADTTLAAGGRVTGVMPRSLVDGEIAHTGLTELEIVADMHERKARMAALAGAFIAFPGGSGTLEELFEVWTWQQLGLHHKPVALFNVDGFWDPLLAAIDAMVSTGFIAARYREALIVDADIESLLDRVDAWQPPAAKWPAPAADPAVPEIS, translated from the coding sequence ATGTCTCCCGCACTCTCCCCGTTTACCGTCGCCATCTATACCGGCTCCGCCCCCGGCTCCTCGCCCGTCTTTGCTGAGGCCACGGCCCTGGCCGTGCGGGCAATCATCGCCCGCGGTCTGGGCGTGGTTTATGGCGGTGGCAAGGTGGGCCTGATGGGGGTCGTGGCCGATACCACCCTGGCCGCCGGCGGCCGTGTGACCGGGGTGATGCCGCGCTCGCTTGTGGACGGCGAGATCGCCCATACCGGGCTCACCGAGCTCGAGATCGTCGCGGATATGCACGAGCGTAAGGCCCGCATGGCCGCACTCGCCGGGGCGTTTATCGCGTTCCCGGGCGGCTCGGGCACCCTCGAGGAGCTCTTTGAGGTGTGGACGTGGCAGCAGCTGGGCCTGCACCATAAGCCGGTTGCGCTCTTCAACGTGGACGGCTTCTGGGATCCGCTGCTCGCGGCGATCGACGCCATGGTGTCCACGGGCTTTATCGCGGCGCGCTATCGGGAGGCGCTGATCGTGGATGCCGATATCGAGTCACTCCTGGACCGCGTGGATGCGTGGCAGCCTCCCGCGGCGAAGTGGCCGGCCCCCGCGGCCGATCCGGCCGTGCCCGAAATTTCCTAG